The Shewanella sp. NFH-SH190041 genome has a window encoding:
- a CDS encoding GGDEF domain-containing protein — MGQITSITGLLNVRHLNTIVTKVLRAAERRNEPVTMVYIDIDDFKLINDTQGHQRGDEILREVARIITTFSRAEDCCFRYGGDEFCVILPKCTAKQARETFSHRIQSEIRRTLKDLKISIGLVQTGPVKYDNAEQLIGEADKAMCRMKKRHKANKLKLVRNAS, encoded by the coding sequence ATGGGCCAGATTACGTCAATAACCGGCTTGCTTAATGTCCGCCACCTAAACACCATTGTCACCAAAGTGCTGCGAGCAGCAGAGCGCCGTAATGAGCCAGTAACCATGGTGTATATCGATATTGATGATTTCAAGCTGATCAATGACACCCAGGGCCATCAACGCGGAGATGAGATACTGCGAGAGGTCGCAAGAATTATTACCACGTTCAGTCGGGCGGAGGATTGCTGTTTCCGCTACGGTGGGGATGAGTTCTGTGTCATCCTGCCCAAATGTACCGCAAAACAAGCTCGGGAAACCTTCAGCCACCGTATTCAGTCAGAGATCCGCCGCACATTAAAGGATTTAAAAATCAGCATAGGATTAGTACAGACGGGGCCGGTCAAATATGACAATGCTGAGCAGTTGATCGGCGAAGCGGATAAAGCCATGTGCCGAATGAAAAAACGCCATAAAGCCAATAAGTTAAAACTGGTACGCAATGCCAGTTAA
- a CDS encoding MFS transporter produces the protein MSTTSPTPNSTFVPVAGLSVFALASGYLMSLIPLSLPSFGLDVSLAPWLASVFYLGLLLGATGVEPVVARIGHRFSFVLFLAALLLTITLMIALPSANVWLVARLLAGIAVAGVFVVVESWLLMADTPKQRAKRLGLYMTSLYGGTALGQLGIGQFGTQGLLPYALICLLLLIAILPPLLIRKGQPCRQGHQKIAWRELRGLSRPAIMGCLVSGLTLGPIYGMLPVYIKAQTGSESQTGLMMAMVILGGMVVQPLVSYLSPRMSKSLLMAFFCLIGAASVFMLVISQDALMLTLAYSLLGASTFALYPIAITLACDSMSANKIVAATQFMLLSYSIGSVVGPLLASSFNSMQYSLLMYLGPCLFSTCIYMLIKSFRAPRDQQPLATQ, from the coding sequence ATGAGCACGACTTCCCCTACCCCCAACAGCACTTTTGTTCCGGTTGCCGGCCTGAGTGTGTTCGCCTTGGCATCAGGCTATTTAATGAGCCTGATCCCACTATCTCTGCCCTCATTTGGGCTGGATGTTTCATTGGCGCCTTGGCTAGCCAGTGTGTTTTATCTGGGTCTGCTATTAGGGGCAACCGGGGTTGAACCTGTTGTTGCCCGTATTGGCCATCGCTTTTCCTTTGTACTGTTTCTGGCGGCTCTGCTGCTGACCATCACCTTAATGATTGCACTGCCAAGTGCGAATGTTTGGCTGGTAGCCCGACTGCTGGCAGGCATTGCGGTTGCCGGGGTCTTTGTGGTGGTGGAATCTTGGTTATTAATGGCTGACACTCCCAAACAGCGAGCCAAACGTCTGGGGCTGTATATGACCTCATTGTACGGTGGCACGGCGTTAGGCCAGTTAGGCATCGGGCAATTCGGCACCCAAGGACTACTTCCTTATGCCTTAATCTGCCTGTTGCTACTGATTGCCATTTTGCCTCCTTTACTGATCCGTAAGGGACAACCCTGCCGCCAAGGCCATCAGAAAATAGCTTGGCGAGAACTGCGCGGCCTGAGCCGGCCAGCTATTATGGGTTGCCTAGTATCCGGTTTAACTCTGGGGCCTATTTATGGCATGTTGCCTGTCTATATCAAGGCACAAACCGGCAGTGAATCCCAAACCGGGCTAATGATGGCGATGGTGATCTTGGGCGGCATGGTTGTACAACCTTTAGTGAGTTATCTATCCCCCCGGATGAGCAAAAGTCTGCTGATGGCATTTTTCTGTCTGATCGGGGCAGCCAGTGTATTTATGTTGGTCATCAGTCAAGATGCACTGATGCTCACACTGGCGTACAGCTTGCTCGGCGCCAGCACATTTGCACTGTACCCTATTGCCATCACGTTGGCCTGTGACAGCATGAGTGCCAACAAAATTGTCGCGGCCACCCAGTTTATGCTGCTGAGTTATAGCATCGGCAGTGTGGTCGGCCCGCTGTTAGCCTCCAGCTTTAACAGCATGCAGTACAGCCTGCTGATGTACCTTGGTCCGTGTCTGTTCAGCACCTGTATTTATATGCTGATAAAAAGCTTTCGGGCACCACGGGATCAACAACCACTGGCCACCCAGTAA
- a CDS encoding methyl-accepting chemotaxis protein, producing the protein MTAFPSVFASLLMIVIGVYTFAAFSQLDDTNHRLVRNSELSSTLTHIREQFFQVRLSTLVHDNAAVERYHKAVDDMVGSLPQFDMAFLGEQAQEALALEGQIDQYLHLYHQELADAKQNGTPPVLSQARKEMGPRISQRISTLVGKVLDRNHQLGNKTTNEIDHVEVVIMIMILIAICLSVIAAIVTSHKLVVVVNKIKTVMGHLAQGELTYKTDINGNNELYSLAGDLDKVIDYLRSMLSNVATASEHISTQVNELKIQSEANTNALQAHTIETDQVVTAMTEMSATAHNVANDANSAAQYTQKANDQAEKSKTVVEQASETVRALVTEVDTASVTIGEMNQNSRQIASVLNVIGEIAEQTNLLALNAAIEAARAGEQGRGFAVVADEVRALAARTQASTTEINSMLEKLRNGAESAVAAMDKTKHSCQDTADTTSVVTSNLDELNSYVFDIDGLTNQIATAAEEQSNVSEEINRNLTTIREMVEELNRSSIATLKAAEALDDTRGQLLDVLGHFRL; encoded by the coding sequence TTGACGGCCTTTCCGTCGGTGTTTGCTAGTTTATTGATGATTGTGATTGGTGTGTACACCTTTGCCGCGTTTTCCCAATTGGACGATACCAATCATCGGCTGGTACGAAATAGTGAACTCTCCTCTACGCTAACCCATATTCGTGAACAGTTTTTCCAGGTTCGATTGTCGACTTTGGTTCATGATAATGCCGCTGTTGAACGTTACCATAAGGCCGTGGATGATATGGTAGGTTCTCTACCGCAGTTTGATATGGCCTTTTTAGGCGAGCAGGCTCAAGAAGCCTTAGCGCTAGAAGGTCAAATCGATCAGTATTTACATCTTTACCATCAGGAACTTGCTGATGCCAAGCAAAATGGTACTCCGCCTGTGCTATCCCAAGCTCGAAAGGAGATGGGGCCACGGATCAGTCAGCGTATTAGCACCTTGGTTGGTAAAGTATTAGATCGTAACCATCAGTTGGGTAATAAGACCACCAATGAGATTGATCATGTTGAAGTTGTCATCATGATTATGATTTTAATTGCTATCTGTTTGTCTGTGATCGCAGCGATTGTGACCAGTCATAAACTGGTTGTGGTGGTGAATAAGATTAAAACGGTTATGGGGCACTTAGCTCAAGGTGAATTGACATATAAAACCGATATTAACGGTAATAATGAGCTGTATTCTCTGGCAGGTGATCTGGATAAGGTGATCGACTACTTGCGCAGTATGTTATCCAATGTTGCTACCGCTTCTGAGCATATCTCCACTCAGGTCAATGAGCTGAAAATTCAGTCAGAAGCTAATACTAATGCACTGCAGGCCCATACCATTGAAACCGATCAGGTGGTAACCGCCATGACGGAGATGAGTGCCACTGCCCATAATGTGGCTAATGATGCCAACTCTGCTGCGCAATATACGCAAAAAGCAAATGATCAGGCGGAGAAATCCAAAACGGTAGTTGAGCAGGCTTCAGAGACCGTCAGGGCGCTGGTTACGGAAGTGGATACGGCTTCTGTCACTATCGGTGAAATGAATCAGAATAGCCGTCAAATTGCTTCAGTGTTGAATGTGATTGGTGAAATTGCTGAGCAAACTAATTTGTTGGCGCTCAATGCAGCAATTGAAGCTGCCCGTGCCGGAGAACAGGGACGAGGATTTGCCGTGGTCGCTGATGAGGTTCGAGCCCTGGCTGCACGAACCCAAGCCAGTACCACTGAAATTAATTCGATGCTGGAAAAATTGCGTAATGGGGCTGAATCAGCCGTAGCAGCTATGGATAAAACCAAACATAGTTGTCAGGACACGGCAGATACTACCTCTGTGGTGACCAGTAACTTGGATGAACTCAATTCTTATGTATTCGATATTGATGGTTTGACCAATCAGATTGCTACTGCTGCTGAGGAGCAAAGCAATGTTTCTGAGGAGATTAACCGTAATCTAACCACCATTAGGGAAATGGTTGAAGAGCTGAACCGTAGTAGTATCGCGACATTAAAGGCGGCCGAAGCTTTAGATGATACCCGTGGTCAGTTATTAGATGTTCTAGGTCATTTCCGTCTGTAG
- a CDS encoding protoglobin domain-containing protein: MRETDKTLLEQLKFNDFEIEQRKKLFGFTDDDVQQLYKLQGFIDARLDKIVDAFYEQQTSNPEISLLIGDADTLHRLSLAQRKYILDLFSGSYGPDYVNNRLA, from the coding sequence ATGCGGGAAACAGATAAAACGTTACTGGAGCAACTGAAATTCAATGATTTTGAAATCGAACAGCGTAAAAAACTGTTTGGTTTTACCGATGATGATGTGCAGCAACTGTATAAACTGCAGGGCTTTATCGACGCCAGGCTAGATAAAATTGTCGACGCTTTCTATGAACAGCAAACCAGCAACCCTGAGATCTCTTTACTGATCGGGGACGCTGATACCCTACACCGCCTAAGCCTGGCGCAGCGCAAATATATTTTGGATCTCTTCTCTGGCAGCTATGGGCCAGATTACGTCAATAACCGGCTTGCTTAA
- a CDS encoding PfkB family carbohydrate kinase, which produces MAKIVLVANLNCDRILQLDKPLQTGGRFHYADGGQRLGGGGANTGIGLAWAGHRVALVSQVGRDKTGDWLLAEASTRGLDCHLVSRREGNTCEMLLVMTPDGERTIIRPMRPLFELPAPPHWPHWDVLYINSSAQGAVSWAKTALDHCLVVAQLAKDERLRPCHILLASESDLAGRSTLAPWAYALQIAGKQLGHFIVTRGAKGADVYTADGRCQHVEAVTAKVKDATGAGDAYAAGLIHGLSQQQDIIAAMAEAAHWGALAVACDSSIPGTSLQQYLATIAD; this is translated from the coding sequence ATGGCAAAAATCGTGTTGGTCGCCAATCTTAATTGCGACCGGATTTTACAGTTAGATAAGCCGTTACAGACAGGTGGTCGATTTCATTATGCCGATGGCGGACAGCGATTGGGCGGTGGTGGGGCCAATACCGGAATAGGCCTAGCCTGGGCGGGTCACCGGGTGGCATTGGTCAGTCAGGTTGGCCGGGATAAGACAGGTGATTGGTTGTTGGCTGAAGCCAGTACTCGCGGGTTGGATTGCCATCTGGTGTCGCGTCGAGAAGGGAATACGTGTGAAATGTTGCTGGTGATGACGCCGGATGGCGAGCGTACCATTATTCGGCCCATGCGGCCGCTGTTTGAATTACCTGCGCCGCCCCACTGGCCCCATTGGGATGTGTTATATATCAACTCATCTGCTCAAGGTGCTGTTAGCTGGGCAAAGACCGCATTGGACCATTGCCTCGTTGTCGCCCAGCTGGCGAAGGATGAACGGCTGCGCCCTTGCCATATCCTGCTGGCTTCAGAATCCGATTTAGCGGGGCGTTCAACATTGGCGCCTTGGGCATATGCTTTGCAGATTGCTGGAAAACAACTCGGTCATTTTATTGTGACTCGGGGCGCTAAGGGGGCGGATGTGTATACCGCTGATGGGCGTTGTCAGCATGTTGAAGCGGTGACGGCGAAGGTGAAAGATGCCACCGGCGCCGGAGATGCTTACGCTGCCGGATTAATTCATGGTTTGAGTCAGCAGCAGGACATTATTGCAGCGATGGCGGAAGCCGCCCATTGGGGCGCATTGGCTGTTGCTTGTGACAGCTCTATTCCCGGTACTTCACTACAGCAGTATTTAGCTACAATCGCGGATTAA
- a CDS encoding coproporphyrinogen III oxidase family protein, which translates to MSQIIHTLDNGLIKPYEANITVPNWMLSGMERVMQHYVDKNLRLDTVSADVMPAPVAGKKYMLYAHVPFCHTLCSYCTFHRFLFKEDKARAYFISLRKEMDMVKALGYDFESMYIGGGTTTVLEDELVKTIEYARTLFPSIKEVSCESDPRHLDTPGFKQLKGLVDRMSIGVQSFDDGILKMTDRLEKFGSGQQVFDKVMAAKELFPIVNVDLIFGFRGQTEEVIRHDLEMARKLDPRQITTYPLMITHQTRKSVKGKLAAEQKDMANQYRQILNSLNGQYNQLTAWAFGKANNEGFDEYVIDYDEYLGVGSGSFSFLNDTLYVNTFSLRNYQERLAAGKMGVEQQKRYSKKDVMQYRFLLGMFSGRLSRQYFRENFGVNLDTALFKEMTFMKAIGALKNDPANPEELIITDNGKMMGLLMMKEFYAGMDNVRAQLRRPLKPCDM; encoded by the coding sequence ATGTCGCAAATTATTCACACACTCGACAATGGACTGATTAAGCCCTACGAGGCCAATATTACGGTACCGAACTGGATGTTGTCCGGTATGGAACGGGTAATGCAACATTATGTGGATAAGAATCTGCGGCTGGATACTGTTTCCGCTGATGTGATGCCAGCACCTGTGGCAGGGAAAAAGTACATGCTGTATGCCCATGTGCCTTTCTGTCACACCCTGTGTTCCTATTGTACATTCCACCGCTTCCTGTTTAAGGAAGACAAAGCCAGAGCCTATTTTATCTCACTGCGTAAAGAGATGGATATGGTGAAAGCATTGGGTTATGACTTTGAATCCATGTACATAGGTGGCGGAACTACCACTGTGCTGGAAGATGAGTTGGTGAAAACCATTGAATATGCTCGCACGTTATTCCCGTCTATCAAGGAAGTCTCTTGCGAGTCTGATCCGCGCCATCTAGATACCCCCGGATTCAAGCAGCTCAAGGGCTTAGTCGACCGCATGTCTATCGGCGTACAAAGCTTTGATGATGGCATCTTGAAAATGACTGACCGGTTGGAAAAATTCGGTAGTGGTCAGCAAGTTTTCGATAAGGTGATGGCGGCGAAAGAGCTGTTCCCGATTGTAAACGTTGATTTGATCTTTGGTTTCCGCGGCCAAACTGAAGAGGTGATCCGTCATGATCTGGAGATGGCCCGTAAGTTGGATCCGCGTCAGATTACCACTTACCCATTGATGATCACACACCAGACCCGTAAGAGTGTAAAAGGTAAGCTGGCAGCAGAGCAGAAGGATATGGCCAATCAGTATCGTCAAATCCTAAATTCCTTAAATGGTCAGTACAACCAGTTGACTGCCTGGGCATTTGGTAAAGCCAACAATGAGGGTTTTGATGAGTACGTCATTGATTATGACGAATACCTCGGTGTTGGTTCTGGTTCATTCAGTTTCCTGAATGATACCTTGTATGTGAATACTTTCTCGTTGCGTAACTATCAGGAGCGGCTCGCGGCCGGTAAGATGGGGGTTGAGCAGCAGAAACGGTATTCGAAAAAGGACGTGATGCAGTACCGTTTCTTATTGGGTATGTTCTCTGGTCGGTTATCCCGTCAGTATTTCCGGGAAAACTTTGGGGTAAATCTGGATACGGCACTGTTTAAGGAAATGACCTTTATGAAGGCCATTGGGGCACTGAAAAATGACCCCGCCAATCCAGAAGAATTGATCATCACTGATAATGGCAAAATGATGGGATTATTGATGATGAAAGAATTCTATGCTGGCATGGATAATGTTCGTGCCCAATTACGTCGCCCATTAAAGCCTTGTGATATGTAA
- a CDS encoding response regulator, translating into MVSIRILFALLCSIMVSLLLILGILLYQLNNQSRAIDADISAAMQQIMLAQELRQSSEHLTKFARAYAATGNPKWKQLFDRVLAVRNGFAPLPPGHHFAYWDKAATPGEILLQLGSQQKRHPSLLERMAAAGITDAELSQLRQALLLSDNLVNLERQAFDAIEGVNRTEKGIDKITADPELARALLFSNGYFQEKGKIMTPIAQFYQAVYQRSQQQLQQSQMAIRQVYLWQLTILLTLAGVLAGTFVLLWRRYLVPATRLQQCLVQQVTQHNYDFQLEEQHQGGLTKLARAQNQILREVRAQLQRNTSVKEFADVMRDSNSAASFGLHIIDFIAGRFQLPLLGLYSYRAEGLERVAGFGYGQHSAQQLFATDQVQLQQLQTRRHIALTQLQQHYRIPLLSGELTLDELHFFPLRVNEQVIGLLELGTVGPLSSDTLLWLKSVRSDLAINFELTRNSERQANAERQITEQLEFNQQVINAIPSPMYYRDNQGRYIGVNTGFSDFLGLFETDILETTPAEHFPADIAAIFTNTEHALLNSPGCTEYELTLHNANGQLRHIRVYEATYYSSQGEPKGIVGLFVDASEQKALELELRAAKQAADDASEAKGRFLANMSHEIRTPMNAIIGMAHLAMHSDLSAPQRHYVSKIDNAAKSLLGILNDILDFSKVEAGKLTLEAIPFQLEEVLTSLSDVVGIRAAEKDLALLFDIDPLMPSGLIGDPLRLGQILINLCGNGIKFTESGQVSVTVQQRSRSTDHVELEFTIADTGIGMTQVQQQQLFQSFSQADGSITRRYGGTGLGLTISKSLIELMAGEIRVNSSPEQGTEFSFILPLTLQQQTPICPPQPALAKKRLLLVEEHSNTAQVMAKQLRAMGCQVEIATSGFTALTAITQADADTGIDAMLISRQLSGMDGIETTRQLQDKLLQHKPKAILICDGHRDIGLTGDCETLFVSNLFKPVLPSMLYHALLQAFSLPLPASEQPALVADTAQDMTAVLAQSRILLVEDNDTNQEVASGILAPYGADIICARHGKAALEILAQQHVDLILMDIQMPVMDGITATKLIRQDPVYQQLPILAMTANAMEQDIEQCQACGMDDHIAKPIDVAALITKVSHWLHNGRTTVNPAEPTAATMQKNRATERPNGAVSSDSQPVLDTADGIARLGGNSPLYWQIVRSFLNSRRLELPAITQALVKADYTALRLAGHSLKGAAANIAAEPLITLGHQLEQYGHNGQLPPNDIIPRLTALLTQIEQALPPDTPHQAEVALTVRAYDSAEFLMELQQLGMLLQQADNQAGDFISLLKQNAEAVDQMGIDFSQVEQALAENDFATAHDALNQLIHQSKAAG; encoded by the coding sequence ATGGTTTCCATTCGCATTTTGTTTGCGCTGCTTTGCAGCATCATGGTTTCACTGCTGTTAATTTTGGGCATACTGCTATATCAGCTCAACAATCAAAGCCGCGCTATCGATGCTGATATCAGTGCAGCCATGCAACAAATTATGTTGGCTCAAGAGCTACGGCAAAGCTCCGAGCACCTCACCAAATTTGCCCGCGCCTATGCCGCCACAGGTAATCCTAAATGGAAACAGCTATTTGACAGAGTATTAGCCGTACGTAATGGATTTGCCCCTTTGCCACCGGGACATCACTTTGCCTATTGGGATAAAGCCGCCACACCGGGGGAAATTCTGCTACAGCTAGGCAGCCAACAAAAACGTCACCCTTCCTTATTAGAGCGCATGGCTGCTGCTGGCATTACCGATGCTGAGCTGAGTCAACTGCGTCAAGCGCTACTCTTGTCAGATAATCTGGTCAATCTGGAAAGACAGGCTTTCGACGCCATTGAAGGAGTAAACCGTACAGAAAAAGGAATAGACAAGATTACAGCGGATCCCGAACTAGCCAGAGCATTGCTGTTCAGTAATGGTTATTTCCAGGAAAAAGGCAAAATCATGACGCCGATAGCGCAGTTTTATCAGGCGGTTTATCAGCGTAGCCAACAGCAGCTACAGCAAAGCCAGATGGCCATCCGCCAAGTCTATTTATGGCAATTAACGATATTACTGACGTTAGCCGGGGTATTAGCCGGCACCTTCGTGCTGTTATGGCGCCGTTACCTGGTGCCAGCTACGCGACTGCAACAATGCTTAGTACAGCAGGTAACGCAGCATAACTATGATTTTCAACTCGAGGAGCAGCATCAAGGTGGGTTAACCAAGCTCGCCCGAGCACAAAACCAAATTTTGCGGGAAGTACGGGCCCAGTTACAGCGAAACACCTCGGTAAAGGAGTTTGCCGATGTGATGCGCGACAGTAACAGTGCGGCCAGTTTTGGGCTGCATATTATCGACTTTATCGCTGGCCGATTTCAGCTTCCCCTGTTAGGGCTCTACAGCTACCGCGCAGAAGGATTAGAGCGCGTCGCAGGATTTGGCTATGGCCAGCACAGCGCGCAACAATTATTTGCCACAGATCAGGTGCAACTCCAACAATTGCAGACCCGGCGACATATTGCCCTGACTCAACTGCAGCAACATTACCGCATTCCCCTGCTTAGCGGTGAGCTGACACTGGATGAACTGCATTTCTTCCCACTTAGGGTCAATGAGCAGGTAATCGGTTTATTGGAGCTTGGCACCGTTGGCCCGCTATCTTCAGATACGCTACTTTGGCTTAAATCCGTTCGTAGTGATTTGGCCATTAATTTCGAATTAACCCGAAATTCTGAGCGGCAGGCCAATGCAGAGCGGCAAATCACCGAACAGTTGGAGTTTAATCAGCAGGTGATCAATGCCATTCCTAGCCCCATGTATTACCGTGATAATCAAGGGCGTTATATTGGCGTTAATACTGGCTTCAGTGATTTTCTTGGTCTGTTTGAAACCGATATTCTCGAAACAACTCCTGCTGAACACTTCCCAGCGGATATCGCCGCTATTTTTACCAATACCGAGCACGCACTACTTAACTCACCGGGCTGCACCGAATATGAACTGACACTACACAATGCCAACGGACAGTTAAGGCACATCCGTGTCTATGAAGCGACCTATTATTCCAGCCAGGGAGAACCCAAAGGCATCGTTGGACTCTTTGTTGATGCCAGTGAACAAAAAGCATTAGAACTGGAATTGCGCGCAGCCAAACAAGCGGCTGATGATGCTAGTGAAGCCAAGGGCCGGTTTTTAGCCAATATGAGTCATGAAATCCGCACGCCGATGAATGCCATTATCGGCATGGCGCATTTGGCGATGCATTCTGATTTGTCTGCGCCGCAGCGCCACTATGTCAGTAAAATCGACAATGCGGCTAAGTCCCTGCTGGGGATCCTTAATGACATCCTTGATTTCTCCAAAGTAGAAGCAGGCAAACTGACACTGGAAGCGATCCCGTTTCAACTGGAAGAAGTCCTTACCAGTCTGTCTGATGTCGTCGGGATCCGGGCAGCGGAAAAAGATCTCGCACTACTTTTCGATATCGATCCCCTGATGCCAAGCGGGCTTATAGGCGATCCATTACGATTGGGACAGATCCTGATCAACCTATGTGGTAACGGGATCAAATTTACTGAATCGGGCCAAGTCAGCGTAACGGTACAGCAGCGATCCCGTTCAACCGATCATGTAGAACTGGAATTTACCATTGCCGATACCGGGATCGGCATGACCCAAGTCCAACAGCAGCAGTTATTTCAATCTTTTTCTCAGGCTGATGGTTCCATCACCCGTCGTTATGGTGGCACCGGACTGGGCCTGACTATCAGCAAAAGCTTGATAGAACTGATGGCAGGAGAAATCCGGGTAAATAGCAGCCCGGAGCAAGGCACCGAATTTAGCTTTATCTTGCCGTTGACGCTGCAACAACAAACCCCGATCTGCCCGCCGCAACCAGCGCTGGCAAAAAAACGCCTGCTATTGGTTGAAGAGCATAGCAACACAGCGCAAGTAATGGCCAAGCAACTAAGGGCCATGGGGTGTCAGGTGGAAATCGCGACAAGCGGCTTTACCGCACTGACGGCGATAACCCAAGCCGACGCCGACACAGGTATTGATGCCATGCTGATCAGCCGCCAGCTCAGTGGTATGGATGGCATTGAAACAACCCGCCAGCTGCAGGATAAATTACTGCAGCACAAGCCCAAGGCCATATTGATCTGTGATGGCCACCGGGATATCGGTCTTACCGGTGATTGTGAAACCCTGTTTGTCAGCAATTTATTCAAACCTGTACTGCCATCCATGTTATATCACGCACTACTGCAGGCATTTTCTCTGCCATTACCAGCGTCAGAACAACCCGCTCTGGTCGCTGATACAGCACAAGATATGACCGCTGTGTTGGCCCAATCTCGTATTTTGCTGGTTGAAGACAATGACACCAATCAGGAAGTGGCCAGCGGTATTTTGGCACCCTATGGTGCTGATATTATCTGTGCCCGACATGGCAAAGCCGCCCTAGAAATACTGGCACAGCAGCATGTTGATCTCATATTGATGGATATACAAATGCCGGTGATGGACGGCATTACTGCCACCAAACTTATCCGGCAAGATCCCGTTTACCAGCAACTACCGATCCTGGCGATGACGGCCAACGCAATGGAGCAAGATATTGAGCAATGTCAGGCCTGTGGCATGGATGACCATATTGCCAAACCCATAGATGTCGCAGCACTAATTACCAAGGTCAGCCACTGGTTGCACAATGGCCGAACCACAGTTAATCCCGCAGAGCCTACCGCAGCAACAATGCAAAAAAACCGCGCGACAGAACGCCCTAATGGAGCGGTATCCAGTGACAGTCAACCGGTACTGGATACCGCTGACGGTATTGCCAGACTGGGGGGGAATAGCCCCCTGTACTGGCAGATAGTCCGCAGCTTTCTCAACAGCCGACGATTAGAGCTACCGGCAATCACTCAGGCACTGGTCAAGGCTGACTACACCGCATTACGCTTGGCTGGTCACAGCCTGAAGGGGGCGGCAGCGAATATTGCCGCTGAGCCGCTGATTACACTGGGTCATCAGCTGGAGCAATATGGCCATAATGGCCAACTGCCACCAAATGATATTATCCCCCGACTCACAGCATTGCTGACACAAATCGAACAGGCGCTTCCGCCCGATACCCCTCATCAAGCAGAAGTCGCGTTAACCGTCCGAGCTTATGACAGTGCAGAGTTTCTGATGGAACTACAGCAGTTAGGCATGCTACTGCAACAGGCTGACAATCAAGCTGGCGACTTTATCAGCCTGCTGAAACAGAACGCGGAGGCAGTGGATCAAATGGGCATCGATTTTAGCCAAGTAGAACAGGCGCTAGCAGAAAATGATTTTGCCACTGCCCATGACGCCCTAAACCAATTGATCCATCAAAGTAAAGCCGCTGGATAA